The following proteins are encoded in a genomic region of Arvicanthis niloticus isolate mArvNil1 chromosome 21, mArvNil1.pat.X, whole genome shotgun sequence:
- the Rbm5 gene encoding RNA-binding protein 5 isoform X1: MGSDKRVSRTERSGRYGSIIDRDDRDERESRSRRRDSDYKRSSDDRRGDRYDDYRDYDSPERERERRNSDRSEDGYHSDGDYGEHDYRHDISDERESKTIMLRGLPITITESDIREMMESFEGPQPADVRLMKRKTGVSRGFAFVEFYHLQDATSWMEANQKKLVIQGKHIAMHYSNPRPKFEDWLCNKCCLNNFRKRLKCFRCGADKFDSEQEVPPGTTESVQSVDYYCDTIILRNIAPHTVVDSIMTALSPYASLAVNNIRLIKDKQTQQNRGFAFVQLSSAMDASQLLQILQSLHPPLKIDGKTIGVDFAKSARKDLVLPDGNRVSAFSVASTAIAAAQWSSTQSQSGEGGSVDYSYMQPGQDGYTQYTQYSQDYQQFYQQQAGGLESDTSATSGTTVTTTSAAVVSQSPQLYNQTANPPGSPTEEAQPSTSTSTQAPAASPTGVVPGTKYAVPDTSTYQYDESSGYYYDPTTGLYYDPNSQYYYNSLTQQYLYWDGEKETYVPAAESSSNQQAGLPSTKEGKEKKEKPKSKTAQQIAKDMERWAKSLNKQKENFKNSFQPVSSLREEERRESAAADAGFALFEKKGALAERQQLIPELVRNGDEENPLKRGLVAAYSGDSDNEEELVERLESEEEKLADWKKMACLLCRRQFPNKDALVRHQQLSDLHKQNMDIYRRSRLSEQELEALELREREMKYRDRAAERREKYGIPEPPEPKRKKQFDAGTVNYEQPTKDGIDHSNIGNKMLQAMGWREGSGLGRKCQGITAPIEAQVRLKGAGLGAKGSAYGLSGADSYKDAVRKAMFARFTEME, encoded by the exons ATGGGTTCAGACAAAAG AGTGAGTAGAACAGAACGAAGTGGAAGATATGGTTCCATCATAGACAGGGATGACCGTGATGAGCGTGAATCTAGAAGCAGGCGGAGGGACTCAGATTACAAAAGATCAAGTGATGATCGGAGAGGTGATAGATATGATGACTATCGAGACTATGATAGTCCAGAG AGGGAACGTGAAAGAAGGAACAGTGACCGTTCTGAAGATGGCTACCATTCAGATGGTGACTATGGAGAACATGACTATAGACATGACAtcagtgatgagagagagagcaagaccaTCATGCTCCGTGGCCTTCCTATCACCATCACCGAGAGCGAT ATTCGAGAAATGATGGAGTCCTTTGAAGGCCCTCAGCCTGCAGATGTGAGGCTGATGAAGAGGAAAACAG GTGTAAGCCGTGGTTTCGCCTTCGTGGAGTTTTATCACTTGCAAGATGCTACCAGCTGGATGGAAGCCAATCAG aaaaaattGGTGATCCAAGGAAAGCACATTGCAATGCATTATAGCAATCCCAGACCTAAGTTTGAAGATTGGCTTTGTAACAAG tgctgcCTTAACAATTTCAGGAAAAGACTAAAATGCTTCCGATGTGGAGCAGACAAGTTTG ACTCTGAACAGGAAGTACCCCCAGGAACAACAGAGTCTGTTCAGTCCGTGGATTACTACTGTGACA CAATCATTCTTCGGAACATAGCTCCGCACACTGTGGTGGATTCCATCATGACAGCACTGTCTCCCTATGCTTCCTTAGCTGTCAATAACATTCGCCTCAtaaaagacaaacagacacaacAGAACAGAGGCTTTGCATTTGTGCAGCTGTCTTCTGCAATG GACGCCTCTCAACTGCTTCAGATATTACAGAGTCTCCATCCTCCATTGAAAATTGATGGGAAAACTATTGGAGTTGATTTTGCAAAAAGTGCCAGAAA AGACTTGGTCCTTCCAGATGGTAACCGTGTCAGCGCCTTCTCTGTAGCTAGTACAGCCATTGCTGCTGCTCAGTGGTCATCCACTCAG TCTCAGAGCGGTGAAGGAGGCAGTGTTGACTACAGTTATATGCAGCCAGGCCAGGATGGCTATACACAGTATACTCAA TACTCACAGGATTACCAGCAGTTTTATCAGCAACAAGCTGGAGGACTGGAGTCTGATACATCAGCTACATCAG GCACCACCGTGACTACCACCTCAGCAGCTGTAGTGTCCCAGAGCCCCCAGCTATATAATCAGACTGCCAACCCACCTGGCTCTCCG ACTGAGGAAGCACAGCCTAGCACTAGCACAAGTACACAGGCCCCAGCTGCTTCCCCTACTGGTGTAGTTCCTGGTACAAAGTATG CAGTACCTGACACGTCTACTTATCAATATGATGAATCTTCAGGATATTATTACGATCCTACAACAGGGCTCTACTATGACCCTAACTCACAG tacTACTATAATTCCTTAACACAGCAGTACTTGTActgggatggagagaaggagacCTATGTGCCAGCTGCAGAGTCTAGCTCTAACCAGCAGGCTGGCCTGCCTTCCAcaaaagagggaaaggagaagaaagaaaagcccaAGAGCAAAACAGCTCAACAG ATTGCCAAAGACATGGAACGCTGGGCTAAGagtttaaataagcagaaagaaaattttaaaaacagctttCAACCTGTCAGTTCattgagagaagaagaaagaagagaatctgcTGCAGCAGATGCTGGCTTTGCTCTTTTTGAGAAGAAG GGAGCCTTAGCTGAAAGGCAGCAACTCATCCCTGAATTGGTGCGAAATGGAGATGAAGAAAATCCCCTTAAA AGAGGTCTGGTTGCTGCTTACAGTGGTGACAGTGACAATGAGGAGGAGCTGGTAGAGAGACTtgagagtgaggaagagaaaCTAGCTGACTGGAAGAAGATGGCCTGCCTGTTGTGCCGACGACAGTTCCCAAACAAAGATGCCCTGGTCAGGCACCAGCAGCTCTCCGATTTACACAAG CAAAATATGGACATCTACCGAAGATCCAGGCTGAGTGAGCAGGAGTTGGAAGCCTTGGAGCTGAGGGAAAGAGAG ATGAAATACCGAGATCGAGCAGCAGAAAGACGAGAGAAATATGGAATTCCAGAGCCCCCAGAGCCCAAGCGCAAGAAGCAGTTTGATGCTGGCACTGT GAATTACGAGCAGCCCACCAAAGATGGCATTGACCACAGTAACATTGGCAACAAGATGCTGCAGGCTATGGGCTGGCGGGAAGGCTCAGGCCTAGGAAGAAAGTGTCAAGGCATCACTGCTCCCATTGAG
- the Rbm5 gene encoding RNA-binding protein 5 isoform X2 yields the protein MGSDKRVSRTERSGRYGSIIDRDDRDERESRSRRRDSDYKRSSDDRRGDRYDDYRDYDSPERERERRNSDRSEDGYHSDGDYGEHDYRHDISDERESKTIMLRGLPITITESDIREMMESFEGPQPADVRLMKRKTGVSRGFAFVEFYHLQDATSWMEANQKKLVIQGKHIAMHYSNPRPKFEDWLCNKCCLNNFRKRLKCFRCGADKFDSEQEVPPGTTESVQSVDYYCDTIILRNIAPHTVVDSIMTALSPYASLAVNNIRLIKDKQTQQNRGFAFVQLSSAMDASQLLQILQSLHPPLKIDGKTIGVDFAKSARKDLVLPDGNRVSAFSVASTAIAAAQWSSTQSQSGEGGSVDYSYMQPGQDGYTQYTQYSQDYQQFYQQQAGGLESDTSATSGTTVTTTSAAVVSQSPQLYNQTANPPGSPTEEAQPSTSTSTQAPAASPTGVVPGTKYVPDTSTYQYDESSGYYYDPTTGLYYDPNSQYYYNSLTQQYLYWDGEKETYVPAAESSSNQQAGLPSTKEGKEKKEKPKSKTAQQIAKDMERWAKSLNKQKENFKNSFQPVSSLREEERRESAAADAGFALFEKKGALAERQQLIPELVRNGDEENPLKRGLVAAYSGDSDNEEELVERLESEEEKLADWKKMACLLCRRQFPNKDALVRHQQLSDLHKQNMDIYRRSRLSEQELEALELREREMKYRDRAAERREKYGIPEPPEPKRKKQFDAGTVNYEQPTKDGIDHSNIGNKMLQAMGWREGSGLGRKCQGITAPIEAQVRLKGAGLGAKGSAYGLSGADSYKDAVRKAMFARFTEME from the exons ATGGGTTCAGACAAAAG AGTGAGTAGAACAGAACGAAGTGGAAGATATGGTTCCATCATAGACAGGGATGACCGTGATGAGCGTGAATCTAGAAGCAGGCGGAGGGACTCAGATTACAAAAGATCAAGTGATGATCGGAGAGGTGATAGATATGATGACTATCGAGACTATGATAGTCCAGAG AGGGAACGTGAAAGAAGGAACAGTGACCGTTCTGAAGATGGCTACCATTCAGATGGTGACTATGGAGAACATGACTATAGACATGACAtcagtgatgagagagagagcaagaccaTCATGCTCCGTGGCCTTCCTATCACCATCACCGAGAGCGAT ATTCGAGAAATGATGGAGTCCTTTGAAGGCCCTCAGCCTGCAGATGTGAGGCTGATGAAGAGGAAAACAG GTGTAAGCCGTGGTTTCGCCTTCGTGGAGTTTTATCACTTGCAAGATGCTACCAGCTGGATGGAAGCCAATCAG aaaaaattGGTGATCCAAGGAAAGCACATTGCAATGCATTATAGCAATCCCAGACCTAAGTTTGAAGATTGGCTTTGTAACAAG tgctgcCTTAACAATTTCAGGAAAAGACTAAAATGCTTCCGATGTGGAGCAGACAAGTTTG ACTCTGAACAGGAAGTACCCCCAGGAACAACAGAGTCTGTTCAGTCCGTGGATTACTACTGTGACA CAATCATTCTTCGGAACATAGCTCCGCACACTGTGGTGGATTCCATCATGACAGCACTGTCTCCCTATGCTTCCTTAGCTGTCAATAACATTCGCCTCAtaaaagacaaacagacacaacAGAACAGAGGCTTTGCATTTGTGCAGCTGTCTTCTGCAATG GACGCCTCTCAACTGCTTCAGATATTACAGAGTCTCCATCCTCCATTGAAAATTGATGGGAAAACTATTGGAGTTGATTTTGCAAAAAGTGCCAGAAA AGACTTGGTCCTTCCAGATGGTAACCGTGTCAGCGCCTTCTCTGTAGCTAGTACAGCCATTGCTGCTGCTCAGTGGTCATCCACTCAG TCTCAGAGCGGTGAAGGAGGCAGTGTTGACTACAGTTATATGCAGCCAGGCCAGGATGGCTATACACAGTATACTCAA TACTCACAGGATTACCAGCAGTTTTATCAGCAACAAGCTGGAGGACTGGAGTCTGATACATCAGCTACATCAG GCACCACCGTGACTACCACCTCAGCAGCTGTAGTGTCCCAGAGCCCCCAGCTATATAATCAGACTGCCAACCCACCTGGCTCTCCG ACTGAGGAAGCACAGCCTAGCACTAGCACAAGTACACAGGCCCCAGCTGCTTCCCCTACTGGTGTAGTTCCTGGTACAAAGTATG TACCTGACACGTCTACTTATCAATATGATGAATCTTCAGGATATTATTACGATCCTACAACAGGGCTCTACTATGACCCTAACTCACAG tacTACTATAATTCCTTAACACAGCAGTACTTGTActgggatggagagaaggagacCTATGTGCCAGCTGCAGAGTCTAGCTCTAACCAGCAGGCTGGCCTGCCTTCCAcaaaagagggaaaggagaagaaagaaaagcccaAGAGCAAAACAGCTCAACAG ATTGCCAAAGACATGGAACGCTGGGCTAAGagtttaaataagcagaaagaaaattttaaaaacagctttCAACCTGTCAGTTCattgagagaagaagaaagaagagaatctgcTGCAGCAGATGCTGGCTTTGCTCTTTTTGAGAAGAAG GGAGCCTTAGCTGAAAGGCAGCAACTCATCCCTGAATTGGTGCGAAATGGAGATGAAGAAAATCCCCTTAAA AGAGGTCTGGTTGCTGCTTACAGTGGTGACAGTGACAATGAGGAGGAGCTGGTAGAGAGACTtgagagtgaggaagagaaaCTAGCTGACTGGAAGAAGATGGCCTGCCTGTTGTGCCGACGACAGTTCCCAAACAAAGATGCCCTGGTCAGGCACCAGCAGCTCTCCGATTTACACAAG CAAAATATGGACATCTACCGAAGATCCAGGCTGAGTGAGCAGGAGTTGGAAGCCTTGGAGCTGAGGGAAAGAGAG ATGAAATACCGAGATCGAGCAGCAGAAAGACGAGAGAAATATGGAATTCCAGAGCCCCCAGAGCCCAAGCGCAAGAAGCAGTTTGATGCTGGCACTGT GAATTACGAGCAGCCCACCAAAGATGGCATTGACCACAGTAACATTGGCAACAAGATGCTGCAGGCTATGGGCTGGCGGGAAGGCTCAGGCCTAGGAAGAAAGTGTCAAGGCATCACTGCTCCCATTGAG